A genomic segment from Torulaspora globosa chromosome 3, complete sequence encodes:
- a CDS encoding epoxide hydrolase family protein, translated as MSVEPFSIHISDSELNELGRRTTDVRFPKNIENEKWDRGISGAYLSDVVEYWKTKYNWRKAEEGLNMFHHFKTTISNTSIHFIYEKGRASNSIPIILSHGWPDSFLRYIKMIPLLTDPEKLGIDSKFSFDVVIPSLPGFGFSDYPKSGLINNETISDLWLELMTKKLGYHRFVASGGDIGSGVTRYLASKYPENLIGIHLTDVGIIRQLIGNSVEQSLSSEEQNYVESISAWLKSEAGYMSIQATKPQTLAFGLSDSPVGLAAWILEKFHSWGGLKTDLSLDDILTNIMIYWFNNNISTATRIYYENSHSLNPIGTIGVPTAVCLFSEDILLPPREWVERNFNIVRWKVVRKGGHFTSMENPIAYAQDLFQFVEGLGKTL; from the coding sequence ATGAGTGTCGAACCATTTTCCATTCATATATCTGATAGCGAGCTTAACGAGCTCGGCAGACGCACAACAGACGTAAGATTCCCAAAAAATATCGAAAATGAGAAGTGGGACCGGGGAATTAGTGGCGCCTATTTGAGTGATGTTGTTGAATATTGGAAAACCAAGTACAATTGGCGAAAGGCGGAAGAGGGACTTAACATGTTTCACCACTTCAAAACAACCATTTCGAACACGAGCATTCATTTCATTTATGAGAAAGGGAGAGCGTCAAACAGTATACCAATCATTTTGAGTCACGGATGGCCTGATAGCTTCCTCAGGTACATAAAAATGATACCACTACTGACTGATCCTGAAAAATTGGGTATTGattcaaaattttcttttgATGTTGTCATCCCTTCTCTTCCAGGCTTCGGCTTTTCGGATTATCCTAAGAGCGGCTTGATAAATAATGAAACGATATCAGATCTATGGCTAGAATTAATGACAAAGAAGCTTGGTTATCATAGATTCGTAGCTTCTGGAGGAGATATAGGCTCGGGTGTAACGAGATATCTGGCCTCCAAGTATCCCGAAAATCTGATAGGCATTCACTTGACTGATGTCGGCATTATTCGACAGTTAATTGGTAATAGTGTGGAACAGTCATTGTCCTCTGAAGAACAGAATTATGTGGAAAGTATATCAGCTTGGCTAAAAAGTGAAGCAGGATATATGAGTATCCAGGCAACCAAACCTCAGACGTTAGCATTCGGGCTATCTGATTCCCCAGTTGGCTTGGCCGCTTGGATATTGGAAAAGTTTCATTCGTGGGGGGGCTTGAAAACAGATTTGTCTTTAGATGACATTCTTACAAATATCATGATTTACTGGTTTAATAATAACATTTCCACAGCTACTAGGATCTACTATGAAAATAGCCATTCCTTGAATCCGATTGGAACCATTGGGGTGCCGACAGCTGTTTGCTTATTCAGCGAAGACATTCTTTTACCACCGAGAGAATGGGTTGAGAGAAACTTTAACATTGTTCGTTGGAAAGTGGTGAGGAAAGGTGGACACTTTACGTCTATGGAAAATCCCATAGCATATGCCCAGGATTTATTCCAATTTGTTGAAGGTTTGGGAAAAACTTTATAG
- a CDS encoding alkene reductase — MSFVKDFQPIALGDTNLFKPIKIGNNELKHRVVMPPLTRMRAHYPGNVPNDWAIEYYDQRSKRPGTLIITEGTFPSAQSGGYDNAPGIWSESQLEKWKKIFAKIHENKSFVWVQFWVLGRQAFPDTLARDGLPYVSASDEPYMDEEQRERAVKSNNPQHGLTKDEIKQYIKDYVQAAKNSIEAGADGVEIQCAGGYLLNLFMDPISNKRTDEYGGSIENRARFTLEVTDAVAEAVGWDKVAIRFMPFGTFGTMSGGRDPLTIAHYAYILGELEARAKLGKRLAFVHLVEPRVTNALLYAEGEGEYKDGTNDFAYSIWKGPIIRAGNLALHPEDVEEMVADDRTLIAYGRFFIANPDMVDRIEKGLPLNKYNRETFYSSTKEGYLDYPTYDEAVKLGY, encoded by the coding sequence ATGTCATTTGTCAAGGATTTCCAGCCAATTGCTTTGGGTGACACCAATCTATTCAAGCCGATCAAAATTGGGAACAATGAGTTGAAGCACCGTGTTGTCATGCCACCTTTGACCAGAATGAGAGCTCATTACCCTGGTAATGTGCCAAACGATTGGGCCATTGAGTACTACGACCAGCGGTCGAAGAGACCAGGTACTCTCATTATAACCGAGGGAACTTTTCCGTCTGCTCAAAGTGGAGGTTACGACAATGCGCCAGGTATCTGGTCTGAAAGTCAACTTGagaagtggaagaaaatctTTGCCAAGATTCATGAGAACAAATCCTTCGTGTGGGTGCAATTTTGGGTTTTGGGTAGACAAGCATTCCCTGATACTTTGGCAAGAGATGGTCTTCCTTATGTCTCGGCCTCTGACGAGCCTTATATGGATGAGGAACAGCGTGAGAGGGCGGTCAAGAGCAACAATCCACAGCACGGTTTGACCAAGGACGAGATCAAGCAATATATCAAGGATTATGTCCAGGCGGCCAAGAACTCCATAGAGGCTGGTGCAGATGGAGTTGAAATACAATGCGCTGGCGGTTACCTATTGAACCTATTTATGGACCCAATCTCTAACAAGAGGACAGACGAATACGGTGGATCTATTGAAAACAGGGCTCGCTTCACGCTCGAAGTGACTGATGCGGTTGCAGAGGCCGTCGGTTGGGACAAAGTCGCTATCAGATTTATGCCATTCGGTACTTTCGGTACCATGTCCGGTGGCCGAGATCCATTGACCATCGCTCACTATGCCTACATCTTAGGTGAACTGGAAGCGAGAGCTAAACTTGGTAAGCGCCTAGCCTTTGTGCATCTCGTCGAACCTCGTGTCACGAATGCATTACTTTATGCCGAAGGTGAAGGGGAATACAAAGACGGTACTAACGACTTCGCTTACTCAATCTGGAAGGGTCCGATCATTAGAGCAGGTAATCTAGCTTTGcatccagaagatgtgGAGGAAATGGTAGCCGATGACAGAACGTTGATCGCTTACGGTAGGTTTTTTATCGCAAACCCCGATATGGTTGACCGCATCGAGAAGGGCTTGCCGTTAAACAAGTATAACAGAGAGACTTTTTACTCAAGCACCAAGGAAGGTTACCTCGACTATCCAACTTATGACGAGGCAGTTAAATTGGGTTATTAA